One genomic window of Psychrobacillus sp. INOP01 includes the following:
- a CDS encoding SIMPL domain-containing protein: MLYSGIPSLSVPMVRVITVTGSGVVETMPNYVQLQVEVRTEGEEVQQTQRENAEIMNRVIQSLLALNIPRENIQTAAFNIFPQYDYIEGKQLFRGYEVTNALTVKIPDVEKAGIVIDTAVASGANSVSSIRFGLDNPELVYQQALQRALHNAQTKAQTIAQTMKLALYSQPISIVEEQQNGPELYKTLSVARSQMATPIEQGEISVSATVTVKYQY, translated from the coding sequence ATGTTGTATTCAGGTATTCCGTCACTTTCAGTTCCTATGGTGCGAGTCATAACAGTAACTGGTAGTGGGGTGGTAGAGACCATGCCTAACTATGTTCAACTCCAAGTAGAAGTAAGGACGGAAGGGGAAGAGGTACAACAAACTCAACGGGAAAATGCGGAAATTATGAATCGTGTTATTCAATCCTTGTTGGCTTTGAATATTCCGAGGGAAAATATACAAACGGCAGCTTTTAATATTTTTCCTCAATATGATTATATAGAGGGAAAACAGTTATTTAGAGGATATGAGGTAACGAATGCTCTTACGGTAAAAATACCCGATGTTGAAAAAGCCGGCATAGTAATTGATACTGCGGTGGCGAGTGGGGCCAATAGTGTCTCGTCAATTCGATTTGGGCTAGATAATCCAGAGCTTGTTTATCAACAGGCACTTCAGCGAGCTCTCCATAATGCCCAAACGAAAGCACAAACAATTGCTCAGACGATGAAGCTCGCACTATATTCACAACCAATTTCCATCGTGGAGGAGCAACAAAATGGACCAGAACTTTATAAAACGTTATCGGTGGCTCGTTCACAGATGGCAACACCGATTGAGCAAGGGGAAATTTCTGTAAGTGCTACTGTGACTGTAAAATATCAGTATTAA
- a CDS encoding iron-containing alcohol dehydrogenase: MSEKITLPPISYTGWGSLSHLLEEVERFNAKKILVITDPFLKDIGITNKVVDPLEEAGYSTEIYTDVVPEPPLAIGEKLVAYTRENAFDLVIGVGGGSALDLSKLAGVIASHEGKVADYLNLTGTKKVTKKGIPTILIPTTSGTGSEVTNISVLSLETTKDVITHDYLLADVAIVDPALTISLPPKVTAATGVDALTHAVESYISKNASLVSDALALQAIRLISNSIRTAVTNGEDKQARTDMSYGSYLAGLAFFNAGVAGVHALAYPIGGQFHIAHGDSNAVLLPYVMGYIRPSCEKRMKDIYDAMGFSSANLSQEEASYKCVAELKRLVEDVNIPSTLKGFNITEDALDSLTMDALEQKRILARSPMPLLKEDIYIIYKAAFDGVIIEK, encoded by the coding sequence ATGTCTGAAAAAATTACATTACCACCGATTAGCTATACTGGTTGGGGTTCCCTTTCCCACTTATTAGAAGAAGTTGAACGCTTTAACGCGAAAAAAATTCTAGTTATTACGGATCCATTCTTAAAGGATATAGGTATAACCAATAAAGTAGTCGATCCACTGGAAGAAGCAGGTTATTCAACAGAGATTTATACAGATGTTGTTCCAGAACCACCTTTAGCAATCGGCGAAAAATTAGTCGCTTATACCCGTGAAAATGCATTCGATTTGGTTATTGGTGTAGGCGGTGGTAGCGCACTAGACCTATCTAAACTTGCTGGAGTCATCGCTTCTCATGAAGGAAAAGTTGCAGATTACTTAAATTTGACCGGCACAAAGAAAGTTACAAAAAAGGGTATTCCCACCATATTAATCCCGACAACTTCTGGAACTGGTTCGGAAGTGACAAATATCTCGGTTCTTTCACTTGAAACTACTAAAGACGTTATAACACATGATTATTTATTGGCAGACGTCGCAATAGTAGATCCTGCCTTAACCATTTCATTACCACCAAAAGTAACTGCTGCAACTGGAGTAGATGCACTTACTCATGCGGTAGAATCATATATATCTAAAAATGCTAGCCTCGTGTCTGATGCATTGGCGTTACAAGCAATTCGATTAATTAGTAATTCTATCCGTACTGCGGTTACCAATGGAGAAGATAAACAAGCGCGTACAGATATGAGTTATGGTAGCTATTTAGCAGGTTTAGCCTTCTTCAATGCAGGCGTTGCTGGAGTTCATGCGTTAGCTTATCCAATTGGTGGACAATTCCATATTGCGCATGGTGATTCCAATGCTGTTTTACTTCCATATGTAATGGGATATATTCGTCCAAGTTGCGAAAAACGAATGAAAGATATTTACGATGCGATGGGCTTTAGCTCTGCGAATCTTTCACAAGAAGAAGCATCATACAAATGCGTCGCTGAACTGAAACGTTTGGTAGAAGACGTAAATATCCCTTCGACGTTAAAAGGATTCAACATAACTGAGGATGCACTGGATAGCTTAACAATGGATGCTCTTGAGCAGAAACGAATTCTCGCTCGTAGTCCGATGCCATTATTAAAAGAGGATATATATATCATCTACAAAGCCGCATTTGATGGAGTTATTATAGAAAAATAA
- a CDS encoding aldehyde dehydrogenase family protein: MKKNYYVNGEWKSASKYSELFSPHTKEVIAQIPQASHEEVEATINVAYEARKQMEALTAYERAAILEHITQLFIDNRQKAAEIISLEAAKPIKYALGEIDRTIETYKFAAEEAKRLTGEMIPMDAAKNGANRFGYTIEQPIGVIGAITPFNFPQNLVAHKVGPAIAAGNTIVLKPASQTPLSALFLAELIDQTALPKGVFNVVTGSGKTVGDALVESDKVKMITFTGSPVVGKGIRDKAGLKKVALELGSNAGLIIDKNVNLSQIIPKCVMGAFSNQGQVCISLQRTYVMNEVYDEFLEQFSTLTKQLVIGSPTDETTDISAMINPGEQDRALNWVQEAVEQGSEIISGGTIENGVFLPTILTNVSATSKVSCQEVFAPIVVVNRISSIEEGIDAINNSDFGLQAGIFTNDIQTAFKASKELEVGGVMINDIPTYRIDQMPYGGVKESGTGKEGLKYAIHEMTETKLVVWNQQ, translated from the coding sequence ATGAAAAAAAATTATTACGTGAATGGTGAATGGAAATCTGCAAGCAAATATTCAGAGCTCTTTTCTCCTCATACAAAAGAGGTCATAGCACAAATTCCACAAGCATCTCATGAGGAAGTAGAAGCAACAATTAATGTCGCATATGAGGCTAGAAAACAGATGGAAGCACTAACTGCTTATGAACGAGCTGCTATTTTAGAGCATATTACTCAGCTATTTATTGATAATCGTCAAAAGGCAGCTGAAATTATTTCTTTAGAGGCAGCAAAACCGATTAAATATGCGTTGGGTGAAATAGATAGGACGATTGAAACATATAAATTTGCTGCAGAGGAAGCCAAGCGTTTAACGGGTGAAATGATACCAATGGATGCTGCAAAAAATGGAGCAAATCGTTTTGGATATACAATCGAGCAGCCAATCGGTGTTATTGGTGCCATTACACCTTTTAATTTCCCACAAAACTTAGTAGCACATAAAGTGGGACCTGCAATCGCTGCTGGTAACACAATTGTTTTGAAACCGGCATCACAGACTCCTCTTTCTGCACTATTTTTAGCAGAGTTAATCGACCAAACCGCTTTGCCTAAAGGGGTATTCAATGTCGTTACAGGTAGTGGTAAAACGGTTGGAGATGCACTTGTTGAAAGTGATAAAGTGAAAATGATTACCTTTACTGGAAGTCCAGTTGTCGGAAAAGGTATCCGGGATAAGGCTGGATTGAAAAAAGTAGCACTTGAATTAGGCTCCAATGCCGGATTGATAATCGACAAAAACGTAAATCTTTCTCAAATAATACCTAAATGTGTAATGGGTGCATTCTCCAACCAAGGACAGGTATGTATCTCTTTGCAACGCACTTATGTAATGAATGAAGTATATGATGAATTTCTTGAGCAATTTTCTACTTTAACAAAACAGCTCGTTATTGGTAGTCCAACGGATGAGACAACAGATATCTCCGCTATGATTAATCCTGGCGAACAAGATCGTGCGTTAAATTGGGTTCAGGAAGCAGTAGAACAAGGTTCAGAAATTATTTCTGGTGGAACAATAGAAAATGGCGTTTTCTTGCCTACGATTTTAACAAATGTATCTGCTACTTCGAAAGTTTCATGTCAGGAAGTTTTTGCACCGATTGTTGTAGTCAACCGTATCTCTTCTATTGAAGAAGGTATTGATGCTATCAACAATTCCGATTTCGGTTTACAGGCAGGTATTTTCACGAACGATATACAAACTGCATTTAAAGCTTCCAAGGAATTAGAGGTAGGTGGGGTCATGATTAACGACATCCCTACCTATCGCATTGATCAAATGCCTTACGGCGGAGTAAAAGAGAGCGGTACTGGAAAAGAAGGATTAAAATATGCGATTCATGAAATGACCGAGACTAAGCTTGTCGTTTGGAACCAGCAATAA
- a CDS encoding LacI family DNA-binding transcriptional regulator, whose protein sequence is MVSSKDVAKLAGVSQATVSRVLNTPELVKKLTTEKVMNAINDLNYIPNANARSLVQNKTGTIALLSGPLHNPFFVDTTTAIVNYASEMDYRIQVQFVNDKKLSEAYTTAFEQKVDGIILSCILNDDPIFEKLTRMNIPFITYNRKHQNNKYFVEIDNFEAGYLSAKHMIEQGHKYIAWVGGPLNVSTFNNRYQGFMQAIQDFQIHLPIEYINITDTTKEDISKSFDKIIHLKQRPTAICAGSDSLALNLIDDATRKNLSVPNDLSIIGIDNVNLSQHSSINLTTIGSISGENLGHLAIEKLIEMIKGKNNSCVKITEPVRLFDRSTTRKL, encoded by the coding sequence TTGGTATCATCAAAAGATGTTGCAAAACTTGCAGGGGTTTCACAAGCCACTGTTTCACGTGTATTAAATACTCCTGAACTGGTAAAAAAACTTACTACAGAAAAAGTAATGAATGCAATTAACGATTTAAACTACATACCAAATGCCAATGCCCGCTCCCTTGTCCAAAATAAAACCGGAACAATTGCTCTTTTATCTGGTCCTCTCCACAATCCATTTTTCGTAGATACAACTACTGCTATTGTTAACTATGCAAGTGAAATGGATTACAGAATTCAGGTACAATTTGTAAACGATAAAAAATTGAGCGAAGCTTATACTACTGCATTCGAGCAGAAAGTTGATGGAATTATTTTATCTTGTATTCTAAATGACGATCCCATTTTCGAAAAACTCACCAGAATGAATATCCCATTTATTACATATAATAGAAAACATCAAAATAATAAATACTTTGTTGAAATTGATAACTTTGAAGCTGGTTACCTATCAGCGAAACATATGATTGAACAGGGTCATAAATACATTGCTTGGGTTGGGGGACCTTTAAACGTTAGTACATTTAATAATAGATACCAGGGTTTTATGCAAGCAATTCAAGATTTTCAAATTCATTTGCCAATAGAATATATAAACATCACTGATACAACTAAAGAAGATATTTCTAAATCTTTTGATAAAATTATACATTTAAAACAACGACCAACTGCTATTTGCGCAGGATCTGATTCGCTTGCTTTAAATTTAATTGATGATGCAACACGTAAAAATTTATCAGTACCTAATGATTTAAGCATTATAGGTATCGATAATGTGAATCTTAGTCAACACAGCTCGATAAACTTAACTACTATTGGTAGCATCTCTGGGGAAAATTTAGGCCATCTCGCGATTGAAAAATTAATTGAAATGATAAAAGGAAAAAATAATAGTTGCGTAAAAATTACAGAACCTGTTAGACTATTCGATAGAAGTACGACTCGAAAACTTTAA
- a CDS encoding enoyl-CoA hydratase/isomerase family protein has translation MNELIRVEIEDRVAIITIHNPPVNVLSGNVVQGLMKAFKKVEADSLVKAVVLTGAGEKAFMAGADIKEFPTWLGREDMVQHVKLNHLLFNYIERLRKPTIAMLNGLTLGGGCELALSCDLRIAEEHTQIGLPEINLGIFPGGGGTQRLPKLIGIPKAKELMFFGGSINAKEALNIGLVNKVTKTGEGLYAAKEWATNLSEKSLNSIRNIKEAMEYGFEHSFDEGIAKETELFCKTFQHEDAFEGIKAFIEKRSPNFNTGNK, from the coding sequence ATGAACGAATTGATTCGAGTTGAAATTGAGGATAGGGTGGCAATTATAACAATTCATAATCCTCCAGTAAATGTACTGAGTGGAAACGTTGTTCAAGGTTTAATGAAGGCGTTTAAAAAAGTAGAAGCAGATTCACTTGTAAAAGCAGTAGTTTTAACTGGCGCCGGAGAGAAGGCGTTTATGGCAGGTGCAGATATTAAGGAATTCCCCACTTGGCTTGGTCGTGAGGATATGGTGCAACACGTGAAGCTAAATCACCTACTTTTTAACTATATTGAGAGATTGAGAAAACCCACTATTGCTATGTTGAATGGACTTACACTTGGTGGTGGATGTGAGCTTGCCCTTAGTTGTGATTTAAGGATTGCAGAAGAGCATACGCAAATTGGTTTGCCTGAGATTAATCTTGGCATTTTTCCAGGGGGAGGAGGAACTCAAAGATTGCCAAAGCTAATTGGCATACCTAAGGCAAAGGAATTGATGTTTTTTGGGGGAAGTATCAATGCCAAAGAAGCACTTAATATTGGATTAGTAAACAAAGTGACAAAAACAGGAGAAGGATTATATGCAGCTAAAGAGTGGGCAACAAATCTCTCTGAAAAATCTTTGAACTCAATTAGAAATATAAAAGAAGCAATGGAATATGGATTTGAGCATTCCTTCGATGAAGGTATAGCTAAGGAAACAGAACTATTCTGTAAAACATTTCAACATGAAGACGCATTTGAAGGGATTAAAGCGTTTATTGAGAAGAGAAGTCCGAATTTTAATACAGGTAATAAATAA